DNA sequence from the Bradyrhizobium sp. CIAT3101 genome:
GACATTCTGCAAGTCCTTCGTCAGCGTGTCACCGCAAAATCAATCCCTGCAAACTCTTCATATAACGCCTACTGACAGCCGTTTCTGTTATCGATATGCCCATGACCCATGCTGCGGCTGTTCTGGCATGTTCGGCTATGATTTTCATCGCTATTCGGTGCCACAAGGTTAGGCAGACCTCACGACAAGTTAGTGCTTTCCGGATTATTCTGCGCGATGACGCCGCGCTGGACGTTCCTGCACTTGATCTCATCGGCTAGATCAGTTGGCGCGCTCTATGCAAAGACGAAGTGCCCCTAGCAATGAGCGCTTCATCTCTCCATGCGCCGAGGGACGGAACCATCGAGCGCCACGAGCTGATGGGCGGCAAATGCTACATCTACAAGCGCGAGACAGATAGCAAGTACTGGCAGGTTGCAGCCTACGTCTCTGGCAAGAACTTTCGGTCAACGACGAAGTGCGAAGGGTTCTCGGCAGCGAAGCATTTCGCCGAGGAATGGTATCTTGAGCTTCGCGGCAAGCATGTTCGTGGAGAACTAGATAAGCTTGTCCCGGTCAACGCAGAGAAAACCTTCAGAGACGCTGCAGAACAATTCCTCCATGAATTTGCAGTCCTCACGGAGGGCCAGCGGAGCCCGATCTACGTCAAGTGCCACGAGCGCCGTCTGCGTAAGTACCTCATTCCTTTCCTGGGGGATAAGCCTGTTTCGCAGGTAACGGCGGGAGCAATCCAGGAATATCGGCTCGACCGCATCGCAAAGGCGAAGGCGACAAGCAAGGAAGGCAAGCCTCCTGCCCGCCAAACGATGCATCAGGAGATGGTCGCGCTCCGTCAGACGCTGAAGACTGCTTTGCGCCATGGTTGGCTGGTCAGCCTTCCGGACATGTCCCAGCCCTACCGGCAAAACGCCAAAATTTCTCACAGGGCCTGGTTCTCACCCGCTGAGTACCGACAGCTCTACCTTGCCGCTGCTCGCCGTGCACAACACCCCAAAAAGGAGCGTTACCGTTATCACGGCGAGGAACTCTACGACTTCATCATCTTCATGGCCAATACCGGGCTGCGCCCCGACGAAGCCAACAGGCTTGAATATCGTGATGTTACCGTCGTCACCGATCATGCGACCCGCGAACGCATTCTTGAGATCGAGGTGCGCGGAAAGCGTGGCGTGGGCTATTGCAAGAGCATGCCGAGCGCCGTGGCGCCCTTCATGAGACTCCGCAGGCGCAATAGCGGCAAGCCGAACGACCGCATCTTCCCGAACGACCGCCACGTGCTTTTGAACGCCATCCTCGAAGAGGAGGACCTGAAGATCGACCGCGAAGGCCAGCGGCGAACAGCATACAGCCTCCGTCATACCTACATTTGCCTTCGACTGATGGAAGGCGCAGACATCTACCAGATCGCCAAGAACTGCCGTACGAGTGTTGAAATGATCGAGAGATACTACGCATCTCACATCAAGAACCAGCTGGACGCCGCGGCCATCAATGTCAAGCGCGCCCCAAGATCATTCGAGCCGCAGGATTTGGTCTCGGCGCCGCCCGCACCGCGTTCTCTTCCGGCACGTGCCGACGGAGAGCATCCCCAACCAGGCCGCTACCCTCGGCGCAAGTCGCATCGAAGCCCTAATGTTACCTGACATCTTGGCGTCAGGCGCAGCACGAGTTATGAAGGACCCGGCATGCGGGCGTGGCGAAACTGGTAGACGCAACGGACTTAGGCCAAGGAATGAGTGCTCTTGGGGAAACCTGAGATGCAGAACTGCTCAAATTCGGGGAAGCCTTCGCTGGTAATCCCGAGCCAAGCCCCCATATTGGGAAGGTGTAGAGACTAGACGGGCAGCACCTAAAGCGGCGACGCCACGGTGAAGGGATAGTCCAGACCACAAACGCCTCCGGGCGAGCGACGAAAGTCGTAGCTGGTAAGAAAATCCGTTGGGGATTCCCCATACCGGTTCGAGTCCGGTCGCCCGCACCAGCCATCAACCGCCAATAAACCTTTCCTGCCACTTTTGGTTGCCAGAATCTAAAAGACGCGGTTAGACTCGTCAGTGACCAACAAAGCACGCCCCATGCCCAGCGCAGACCAACTCAAGGCTCTCCTTAAAGCCTACGCCTCGGGCGACGACGCTCAGTTTCAATCTGTGGCGATGCAGATCGCTGCCGGCGAAGCGCGCGTCGGACATGGCAAGCTGGCTGAGGAGCTCCGCGAACTTATCGACCGATCACGCGCCCGCGTGCCGAGCCCCGGCCCCTCGCCGATACCGCTTGCCAAACCGCGGGGCGAGATCGCGGATTTGCTGACGGTCACCTACCCGAAAGTCCATCTCGGGGATCTCGTGCTAACGGTTAAGACCAAAGCCGTCCTGGAACGCGTGGTACGCGAGCACAAGAACATCCGCGACATCCGCGCCCACGGCCTGCCTCCCCGGAAGAAGCTGCTCTTGGTTGGACCTCCGGGTACTGGCAAGACCATGACGGCCTCGGCCATCGCCGGTGAACTTTCCCTTCCGCTTTTCGTGGTGCGCCTTGATCGCCTCATCACGCGATACATGGGCGAAACCGCCGCCAAGCTACGATTAATCTTTGATGCGATCGCGCAAACCCGCGCGGTTTATCTTTTCGATGAGTTTGACAGCATCGGTTCGGAACGCGGCCTAGGTAACGATGTCGGCGAGATACGACGCGTCGTGAACAGCTTCCTCCAAATGGTCGAACAAGACACTTCTGACAGTGTCATCATCGCCGCAACCAATCATCCTTCTATTCTCGACAGGGCTCTTTTCCGTCGCTTCGACGACATCATCCAATACTCTCTGCCTACTACCAAGGAAATCCGTACTGCATTTGAAGCCAAGATTGCGGGCGCGAAGACAAGCGGTAAGATTGACTGGGTTAAGCTCGCATCCTCCGCTAAAGGCTTGAGTTACGCTGATGTCACGCGCGCCACACAGGACGCGCTGAAGCACGCGCTGATCGAGGGCCATCCATTGACGCAAAAAGACCTTTTGTCAGCGATCGATGAGCGCAAGGCGGCACTGCAGCACGGGAACGTCAACCGCAAGTAAGAGCGAAACGCTTGGCACGCTATCCCCATTTTCTCTTTGTGGATGCGGCAGCGACCGAGCGGTATACCGCCGAACGGGGACGGTCGCGAGAGTTCAAGCTGCCAGACCGAGACCGGCCACAGCATGCAGCGACCGTCATCAATGCGTTTCACGCAGCTCAGCAGGCGCGCGGCCCTTTCCCGCGCCAGGTTGGGAACGGGTTCTATGCATCCCCAGGGCTGACGCTAACTTTCGAGAGTGAGCCGGACTTTCCGCTCGCTTTCGAAAGCCTCGACCTGCGCGCCAGTAAAATTCAACTGCTTGCGGTCA
Encoded proteins:
- a CDS encoding site-specific integrase, coding for MSASSLHAPRDGTIERHELMGGKCYIYKRETDSKYWQVAAYVSGKNFRSTTKCEGFSAAKHFAEEWYLELRGKHVRGELDKLVPVNAEKTFRDAAEQFLHEFAVLTEGQRSPIYVKCHERRLRKYLIPFLGDKPVSQVTAGAIQEYRLDRIAKAKATSKEGKPPARQTMHQEMVALRQTLKTALRHGWLVSLPDMSQPYRQNAKISHRAWFSPAEYRQLYLAAARRAQHPKKERYRYHGEELYDFIIFMANTGLRPDEANRLEYRDVTVVTDHATRERILEIEVRGKRGVGYCKSMPSAVAPFMRLRRRNSGKPNDRIFPNDRHVLLNAILEEEDLKIDREGQRRTAYSLRHTYICLRLMEGADIYQIAKNCRTSVEMIERYYASHIKNQLDAAAINVKRAPRSFEPQDLVSAPPAPRSLPARADGEHPQPGRYPRRKSHRSPNVT
- a CDS encoding ATP-binding protein produces the protein MPSADQLKALLKAYASGDDAQFQSVAMQIAAGEARVGHGKLAEELRELIDRSRARVPSPGPSPIPLAKPRGEIADLLTVTYPKVHLGDLVLTVKTKAVLERVVREHKNIRDIRAHGLPPRKKLLLVGPPGTGKTMTASAIAGELSLPLFVVRLDRLITRYMGETAAKLRLIFDAIAQTRAVYLFDEFDSIGSERGLGNDVGEIRRVVNSFLQMVEQDTSDSVIIAATNHPSILDRALFRRFDDIIQYSLPTTKEIRTAFEAKIAGAKTSGKIDWVKLASSAKGLSYADVTRATQDALKHALIEGHPLTQKDLLSAIDERKAALQHGNVNRK